The Flavobacterium johnsoniae genomic sequence CGGCACAACGCTTGGAGCTGATAATGGGTTAGGAGTAGCAACCATAATGGCTGTTTTAGAAAGTAAAGATATTCCGCACCCTGCAATCGAGGCTTTATTTACAATTGATGAAGAAACGGGAATGACTGGGGCTTTAAATCTTAAAGGTGGTATTCTACAAGGTCAGATTTTATTGAATTTAGATACAGAAGAAGACGATGAAATTGATATTGGATGTGCGGGAGGAATTGATGTAACAGCAACAAGAACCTATCACGAAGAAGAAGTTCCGGAAGGATCTGTTGGTTATACAATTACAGTAAAAGGATTAAATGGAGGTCATTCCGGAATGGATATTCATAAAGGATTAGGAAATGCTAATAAAATTATGAATCGTTTGTTGTTTGACGCATTTGAAAACTTTGGTTTGCAGATTGTTGAAATTAACGGAGGAAGTCTTAGAAATGCAATTCCAAGAGAAAGCGTTGCGAAAGTAATTATTTCTCAGATGTTTGATGAAGCATATGTGTATGATATGCAGGAAATTATTTCTGATATCAAAGCAGAATACAAAACAACTGAACCAAACTTATCTATTGAAATCGTAAAAGGAGATTTACCAGAAAAAGTAATGGATTTAGGAGTTCAGGAAGGAATTATCAGAGCAATTTACGCAGCTCAAAATGGAGTTTATAAAATGAGTGCTGATATGGCTGATTTAGTTGAAACTTCAAATAATATTGCTCGTGTTGTTATAAAAGACGGAGAAATTTTGGTTGGATGTTTAACGCGTTCTTCTGTTGAATCTTCAAAATTTGATTTAGCGAATTCATTACGTTCGGCTTTTGAATTGGTTGGATGTGAAGTGGAACTTTCGGGTTCTTATCCAGGATGGACACCAAATGTAAACTCTGAAATTTTAGAAGTTTTAAAAGATATTTACGAAAAACAAAATGGTGAGCAACCAAAAGTTGTAGCTTGTCACGCAGGTTTGGAATGTGGGATTTTAGGAACTAATTACCCAGATATGGATATGATCTCTTTTGGACCAACTATTCACGGAGCGCACTCTCCAGATGAAAGAGCGAGTATTTCTTCGGCTCAGAAATATTGGAAATTTGTACTTGAGATCTTAGAAAATATTCCAGTTAAATAAAATAGTTTCCAGTCACAGTCACAGTTTTCAGTTCAATAAAACTGTAAACTGCGACCGAAAACTGCGACTAAAAAAAATCCCCAATTGAAAAATTGGGGATTTTTTTATGAAAAATATTAATTTCTTTTTAAGACTTTATACTGTTCGTAACACGCGCTAATTGCGTCCATAATCTGCAAGTCATTTGCTGTCTGAATGAAAGAATCAGAATAGTTGCATCTGTGCATAATTTCAGGAATTTCGTCTTTACTTATTCCTAATAAAACGGCAACTGTTTCGCGATCGTATTTAGATTCCAAAAGTGTTCTAACGGTATCGTCTTTTTTCATTTCCTTCAGTTTCTTCAGCTCTCGACCATTTTTACCAAAGAAATTATAAAGCATATCGGCGGGGTTAAAAATCGAACCAAGGACTTTTCCAAATGCATTTGGTGCATATTCTCCAGCTTCATAACCTTGTGTAAGGCCAGAAATGCTGTAACGGTAGTTTTCTTTTGTAGGAATTAATTTCGAGTCAATTTCGAGATATCCTGTTAAAGTAAAAGGAGCAATAATAACTTCTTCCAAGGCAATTGCTTTTTCAGTAAGCTGAATACGAGTAACTTTATTTTTTACCCAGTCATTTGTTACTCTGATTCTTAGCGATTGAAATCCTAAAATAGAAAAGTGAAGCGTATCATTGACTTGAACATCAATTTCAAAATATCCTTTTTCATCAGATTTTGCACCACGTACTTTATTGGTGTTGATGACATTTACGCCAGCAAGTGGCTGTTTGCTATTGTCATTAATAATATAACCTGAAACTCTTTGTGGAACCGTTGGCTGCGTGTCTTGCGCAAAACCAAAGTTGGCTAGTAGTGTAAAAAAGAAAACTGCGAAATATTTCATATCCTGATTTAAAGCACTAAAAGTAGTAAATCGGGATTAAATATCTCGCAGTCTTGGAATTTAATTATAAGAAAATTAACAAAGCCTTCAATATTGCTTTTTTGAGTTAATAAAATAGGATAGTGAATTGTTTTGGATTGCAAAACTTATTATGGAGAATAAAAAATCTTGAATAAAAAAAATCCCAAATTCCAAGTATGTCTGGAATTTGGGATTTTATATTTTAAGAAATTGAATTATTAATCTCTTCTAGATCTTCTTGGTCTTGAGTTATCACCAAAATTTTCTGAACG encodes the following:
- a CDS encoding carboxypeptidase-like regulatory domain-containing protein, with amino-acid sequence MKYFAVFFFTLLANFGFAQDTQPTVPQRVSGYIINDNSKQPLAGVNVINTNKVRGAKSDEKGYFEIDVQVNDTLHFSILGFQSLRIRVTNDWVKNKVTRIQLTEKAIALEEVIIAPFTLTGYLEIDSKLIPTKENYRYSISGLTQGYEAGEYAPNAFGKVLGSIFNPADMLYNFFGKNGRELKKLKEMKKDDTVRTLLESKYDRETVAVLLGISKDEIPEIMHRCNYSDSFIQTANDLQIMDAISACYEQYKVLKRN
- a CDS encoding aminoacyl-histidine dipeptidase — its product is MSQEVRNLEPKALWNKFADLNEVPRPSKKEERVIEFMKNFGNSLGLETFEDEIRNVIIRKPATPGMENRKSIVMQGHLDMVHQKNADTVFDFDTQGIDMYVDGDWVRARGTTLGADNGLGVATIMAVLESKDIPHPAIEALFTIDEETGMTGALNLKGGILQGQILLNLDTEEDDEIDIGCAGGIDVTATRTYHEEEVPEGSVGYTITVKGLNGGHSGMDIHKGLGNANKIMNRLLFDAFENFGLQIVEINGGSLRNAIPRESVAKVIISQMFDEAYVYDMQEIISDIKAEYKTTEPNLSIEIVKGDLPEKVMDLGVQEGIIRAIYAAQNGVYKMSADMADLVETSNNIARVVIKDGEILVGCLTRSSVESSKFDLANSLRSAFELVGCEVELSGSYPGWTPNVNSEILEVLKDIYEKQNGEQPKVVACHAGLECGILGTNYPDMDMISFGPTIHGAHSPDERASISSAQKYWKFVLEILENIPVK